In the Streptomyces formicae genome, one interval contains:
- the pruA gene encoding L-glutamate gamma-semialdehyde dehydrogenase, with amino-acid sequence MDAVTQVPAPVNEPVHGYAPGSPERARLESKLKELAENPIELPMTIGGVKRLGGGEPFQVVQPHNHKAVIGTGRGATKQDAQDAVDAALAAAPAWRAMSFDDRAAIILRAAELLSTTWRETLAASTMLGQSKTAQQAEIDTPCELVDFWRFNVKYARDLLAEQPPANSTGVWNRLDHRPLEGFVYAITPFNFTAIAGNLPTAPALMGNVVVWKPSPTQTHAAVLLMQLLEEAGLPKGVINLVTGDGIAVSEVALTHRDLAGIHFTGSTPTFQHLWKTVGENIANYRTYPRLVGETGGKDFVVAHPSADRAILKTALTRGSFEFQGQKCSATSRAYIPASIWNSGFKEEFAAEVDGITMGDVTDLSNFIGAVIDERAFAKNKAAIDRAKADDSCTIVAGGTYDDSVGYFVRPTVVECADPENEVFKTEYFGPFLAVHVYEDDKYDEMLTQMESASDYALTGSVISGDRAAAAYTMEKLRYAAGNFYINDKSTGAVVGQQPFGGGRASGTNDKAGAPQNLQRWTLTRAIKETLVPPTEYGYPHMG; translated from the coding sequence ATGGACGCTGTGACCCAGGTCCCCGCCCCGGTCAACGAGCCGGTCCACGGCTACGCCCCCGGCTCCCCGGAGCGTGCCCGTCTCGAGAGCAAGCTCAAGGAGCTCGCCGAGAACCCGATCGAGCTGCCCATGACCATCGGCGGCGTCAAGCGCCTCGGTGGCGGCGAGCCCTTCCAGGTCGTGCAGCCGCACAACCACAAGGCCGTCATCGGCACCGGCCGCGGCGCCACCAAGCAGGACGCCCAGGACGCGGTGGACGCCGCGCTCGCCGCCGCCCCGGCCTGGCGCGCGATGTCCTTCGACGACCGCGCCGCGATCATCCTGCGCGCCGCCGAGCTGCTCTCCACCACCTGGCGCGAGACGCTGGCCGCCTCCACGATGCTCGGCCAGTCCAAGACCGCCCAGCAGGCCGAGATCGACACCCCGTGCGAGCTCGTCGACTTCTGGCGCTTCAACGTGAAGTACGCCCGTGACCTGCTCGCCGAGCAGCCCCCGGCGAACTCCACCGGCGTCTGGAACCGCCTGGACCACCGCCCGCTCGAGGGCTTCGTCTATGCGATCACGCCGTTCAACTTCACCGCCATCGCGGGCAACCTGCCCACCGCCCCTGCCCTGATGGGCAACGTGGTCGTGTGGAAGCCGTCCCCGACGCAGACCCACGCCGCCGTGCTGCTCATGCAGCTCCTGGAGGAGGCCGGTCTTCCCAAGGGCGTCATCAACCTGGTCACCGGCGACGGCATCGCGGTCTCCGAGGTCGCCCTCACCCACCGCGACCTGGCGGGCATCCACTTCACCGGTTCGACCCCGACCTTCCAGCACCTGTGGAAGACGGTCGGCGAGAACATCGCCAACTACCGCACCTACCCGCGGCTTGTCGGCGAGACCGGCGGCAAGGACTTCGTCGTCGCGCACCCGTCCGCGGACCGCGCGATCCTGAAGACCGCGCTGACCCGTGGCTCCTTCGAGTTCCAGGGCCAGAAGTGCTCCGCGACCTCGCGCGCGTACATCCCGGCCTCCATCTGGAACTCCGGCTTCAAGGAGGAGTTCGCGGCCGAGGTCGACGGCATCACCATGGGTGACGTCACCGACCTGTCGAACTTCATCGGCGCCGTCATCGACGAGCGCGCGTTCGCCAAGAACAAGGCGGCCATCGACCGCGCCAAGGCCGACGACTCCTGCACGATCGTCGCGGGCGGCACCTACGACGACTCGGTGGGCTACTTCGTGCGCCCGACCGTCGTCGAGTGCGCCGACCCGGAGAACGAGGTCTTCAAGACCGAGTACTTCGGCCCGTTCCTCGCCGTGCACGTCTACGAGGACGACAAGTACGACGAGATGCTGACCCAGATGGAGTCGGCCTCGGACTACGCGCTGACGGGTTCGGTCATCTCCGGTGACCGCGCCGCCGCCGCGTACACGATGGAGAAGCTCCGCTACGCCGCGGGCAACTTCTACATCAACGACAAGTCGACCGGCGCCGTCGTCGGCCAGCAGCCCTTCGGCGGCGGTCGCGCCTCCGGCACCAACGACAAGGCCGGTGCCCCGCAGAACCTGCAGCGGTGGACGCTGACCCGCGCCATCAAGGAGACGCTGGTCCCGCCGACCGAGTACGGCTACCCGCACATGGGCTGA
- the bla gene encoding class A beta-lactamase yields the protein MKSTSSRRTLLGAAAAAPVLLSLSGTGTGASTAHAAAAAPDVRRRLRELEKGYPGRIGVHALHTGTGATVGYRADERFAIASTFKVLAGAAILRRAREQEPGLLDVLIRYGRDDLVTHSPRTEMHLETGMTVRELCDATITYSDNAAANLLMRRIGGPSGITEFARSIGDSRTRLDRWETDLNTNIPGDRRDTTTPAAMTENLRKLVIGDALHPLDRDQLIRWLLENTTGDQRIRAGLPEGWRVGDKTGSPAYGGVNDVAVAWPPKGAPLVVSVYTTRLDPDTPGEDRIAEDITRIVVDALG from the coding sequence CAGGACACTCCTCGGCGCCGCGGCCGCCGCGCCCGTACTCCTCTCGCTGTCCGGCACGGGCACGGGCGCCAGCACCGCGCACGCGGCGGCGGCCGCCCCCGACGTCCGGCGGCGGCTGCGCGAGCTGGAGAAGGGCTACCCGGGCCGGATCGGCGTGCACGCGCTGCACACCGGCACCGGTGCCACCGTCGGCTACCGCGCGGACGAACGCTTCGCGATCGCCTCGACGTTCAAGGTCCTCGCGGGCGCGGCGATACTGCGCCGCGCCCGCGAGCAGGAGCCAGGGCTGCTCGACGTACTCATCAGGTACGGGCGCGACGACCTCGTCACGCACTCGCCGCGCACCGAGATGCACCTCGAAACCGGCATGACGGTGCGGGAGTTGTGCGACGCGACGATCACCTACAGCGACAACGCCGCCGCCAATCTGCTGATGCGCCGCATCGGCGGCCCGTCCGGCATCACCGAGTTCGCGCGCTCGATCGGCGACTCCCGCACCCGCCTCGACCGCTGGGAGACCGATCTCAACACCAACATCCCGGGCGACCGGCGCGATACGACGACGCCCGCCGCGATGACGGAGAACCTGCGCAAGCTCGTCATCGGCGACGCCCTCCACCCGCTCGACCGCGACCAGTTGATCCGCTGGCTCCTGGAGAACACCACCGGCGACCAGCGGATCCGCGCCGGGCTCCCCGAGGGCTGGCGGGTCGGCGACAAGACGGGGTCCCCCGCCTACGGAGGGGTCAACGACGTCGCCGTTGCGTGGCCGCCCAAGGGGGCGCCACTGGTCGTCTCCGTCTACACGACCCGCCTGGACCCGGACACGCCCGGCGAGGACCGGATCGCCGAGGACATCACCCGGATCGTCGTCGACGCGCTGGGCTGA